Part of the Pseudoliparis swirei isolate HS2019 ecotype Mariana Trench chromosome 18, NWPU_hadal_v1, whole genome shotgun sequence genome is shown below.
ATGAACCGGGAAAGAAGGATGGCAGAATGAACAGGCAAAAAAGAAGACCGGAGGGGTCACGACCTCTCCTCCCACTTCTGCTTTTTATCCTCTGTGTTACTCTGtatccgagtgtgtgtgtgtgtgtgtgtgtgtgtgtgtgtgtgtgtcagtctttAGACTGTGCTGTGGTTCTCCAGCTCGGAGATGATGGTGATCAATTGCTGGAGGCCAAAGATGTATCCGCTGTCCAGGCCATCGTACACCACTTTGTCCCCGTGGTACTGTCTGCAGGTGGTGTGAGCAAAATCGATCATCTGCACGTCCACCAGCGGCCCGCGGGCGCCGGAGCGCGATGAGCGAGCGGAGCCGGCGCCCGAGCTCCCGCCACTGCTGCTGCCATTGCTCGACGTGGAGGGTCTGCGAGGAAAGCCGAGTGCACCCGCTActtcgccctcctcctcctccatttcgGGTtcggcctccacctcctcaccgtcatcctcttcttcttcctcttcgtcttcttcgtcCGAGAGGCCGTCCTCGgtgcgtttttggtgcggcgcTCCGTCGTAGATGATGAGCAGGGAGCTGGAGTAGAAGCGATAGGACTCACAGGTCTCCAGGGCGGCTTGCAGCTCTCGGAGCCGGCGCAGCACCGACGAGAAGAGTTCACTCAGTAGACGGCGTCCGCTGTGGAAGAATTGGAACAGAGCCTCCTTGAAGCCCAACACAGTCAGCTGGAGGCCTTGGATCTTGTTCATGAACATCAGCTGGCCCGTGTCACACTGGTACACCTGGAGATAGACAGAGAGTAGGCGGCGACCACTTCTTCTATATGTTTGACTACATTAAAAGTGCCAGAAAATAGGCTTTGTTTCACCTGGACTAGACTGGTCAGGTTGAATAAATAATTCACAGTTAATTGTACACCTAATGGTATCTCTGTGCTGTGTCATCATCCTATGCACCAACTTTTTGATTTATCTTTTTCTCTTTGGGTGGGGGGAATTAtctatttactttttatttgttttatttattctacttttattttatttattttatttattttatttattttatttattttcctttaattTCTTCTATTTCCTAACTTGCTGTGTAATTTTCTGTAATGTTTAATGCACTGTGCTCTGTATGCTCTGAATGTTCtcttgcattgtgaaaatataaaaaattgcATACCAAATGTTTTGCGTCTTATTCCtaattttctttaaatttctATTTAAATAATCCCCATAGGGAGATAAACCGGTGTTTTGATTGGTCCTAGTCAGAGATGATGTGCAGATGTCGACCCATTATTCCTCTAAAATATTTCACCTTTACTAATTTAATAGCGAAAGGCAAATGTCCCTGCTATTTGACAGAGTAGATTCCTAAACAAAACATAGAAGTCTGGTTTATGAAAGGAATGCAGTCGGAATAGTCACTATAATAacgatatataatataaatatagcgCATCCGAGGTGTTCCCCCAAATGTGCGCCTGTCCCTTTAAGCCTCTTCTCGGCTCGACGCTCACCTGCATGCCGGCGAGGCAGACTCCTAAAACAGCCGCTGTGCTCTGCTGGCACTTGCGCATCTTCCTGGCCTTCTTGTCCTCGGGCACCCCGTCTCCGTGCTGCTGCGTGCCCATCTTCAGGTCCAACACGCACGGCAGCGTGTGGCGCCACGTCAGATTCTCCAGCAAGATGAATTCTGGGAAAAACTTGAGTCAAGGAGGCAATGAGGTGCGTCTTCTACACTGATCAGTGTACGACGTTAAACTGCTTCGCGAGGTccgataaaaaaaactaaaagaactCCACGTGTTTAACTACATTCACATAAATCTACAATCCATGCAATGGTCTGCAGAGGCCAGCGACAGTAATGTTAAGGAACCAATGGGAGAGCTTTGGAAGCACAACTCCACCAGACAAAGACAGTGATAGCTCGTAATtgtaatacacacaaaaaaatgaaggtgtcatctggaaccgaaaatggttcttcagtgatgccatagaaagaaccatttttggttcctgaAAGCACCTTTCAAATCAGAGTTCTTTCAAGAaatatttccttaaatagttcttaaaagaatgtataaaggtgtctcaatgaaccttaaaaaatggttctttaaggcaccatttttggttcctcaaagaacctttcaaaccagggttctttcaagaaccattaacttaaatagttcttcaaagaacctctaaacgtgtctcaaagaaccttcaaaacatggttctttaaggcaccatttccaaaatagttcttcagtaggtgatggttcttcgtagaaccacaaagccttttaaagaagcatttaataaacattatttttctgtgtgttggTAATGTCCCTCCGGTTACATGCCAGCGCCGCTGATGATCATGTATACAtttcagctgctgcaggtgtgGAGGtgtcctgtgacctttgaccttgaacctCTAGAACATCTCCACATCTGGTTCCACTGTGACGGGGAAAGGATACTGTATTGGTTCCATTGCTCGGCCTTGTCCTTGATTCTCTGCATGCAGTGCTGCTGGGTCCAGGGGTTGTGTTTGAGCTGCGGCACCGCGGAGCCGGCACTGCGCTcggcctcctccgcctcctcctcctcctcctccgcctcctcctcctcctccagcttttgGACgctgagcggagagagagagagaccggcaTCAGATTCAGGCgtaaagaagaaaggaaacaaATCTGCTTGTGTtcgtaaaggtgtgtgtgtgtgtgtgtgtgtgtgtgtgtgtgtgtgtgtgtgtgtgtgtgtgttggttgcaTGGCACAGAGGGCAGACATGAATTGTTATATTGGAAATAAAGAGGAAACCAATTCTATTGTGTCTTTCACTTAGGCCTACTATGATCCACAAAGTGACAAAGTGTTTGTGTACATACAGACGGACATGCGTCTATTGCAGTTATATACGCCTCTCTCTGGCTGCCGAGGAGCAGTGTTAACACCTACGGTTGTACGTTGTAATGTGCGTGTCGATTAATGTGAGTCTACAGAAAACAGCTTTACCATTCATGACaaacttttattattttaaatagatCGTAGCTGCGTCACAGTTCTGAAGCGACCAATGCGTCGTGTTCATGCATTGACTACACACCTGCT
Proteins encoded:
- the LOC130209037 gene encoding inositol hexakisphosphate kinase 2-like, producing the protein MEKGVMLEPYLHQVGGHCCVLRFGQQTICKPLIPREHQFYESVPAAVRKFTPEYRGVVSVSLEEDEEGNFCFVAYPIQSDPADDLENKDPSADDKPKCELLLWEKMMSSCPLVDGEDYSKDGRSRHSFKDQDEKSVQKLEEEEEAEEEEEEAEEAERSAGSAVPQLKHNPWTQQHCMQRIKDKAEQWNQYKFILLENLTWRHTLPCVLDLKMGTQQHGDGVPEDKKARKMRKCQQSTAAVLGVCLAGMQVYQCDTGQLMFMNKIQGLQLTVLGFKEALFQFFHSGRRLLSELFSSVLRRLRELQAALETCESYRFYSSSLLIIYDGAPHQKRTEDGLSDEEDEEEEEEDDGEEVEAEPEMEEEEGEVAGALGFPRRPSTSSNGSSSGGSSGAGSARSSRSGARGPLVDVQMIDFAHTTCRQYHGDKVVYDGLDSGYIFGLQQLITIISELENHSTV